A single region of the Triticum dicoccoides isolate Atlit2015 ecotype Zavitan chromosome 2B, WEW_v2.0, whole genome shotgun sequence genome encodes:
- the LOC119362131 gene encoding aspartic proteinase nepenthesin-1-like, producing MNMKACLSMLTYLVFLTFLFSWPATSEALRAHLSHIDSGRGFTKRELLHRMVVRSRARAVNLCPYSRTNAHPATAPVGRANTDVNSEYLIHLSIGAPRSQPVTLTLDTGSDVVWTQCEPCAECFTQPLPRFDTAASNTVRSVACSDPLCKAHSEHGCFLHGCTYVSGYGDESRSFGHFLRDSFTFDDGKGGAVTMPDIGFGCGMYNVGNFLRTETGIAGFGRGPLSLPSQLKVRQFSYCFTARFEAKSSPVFLGAAGDLKAHATGPTLSTSFVRNPSPNTDSSSYYFLSFKGVTVGETRLPVPESAFAIKADGSGGTIIDSGTDLTTFPDAVFRQLKSAFIAQVALPVNKTADEDDICFSWDAKKTAPMPKLIFHLEGADWDLPRENYVTEDHESGQVCVVVSTSGQRDMTLIGNFQQQNTHVVYDLAAGKLLLVPAQCDKL from the coding sequence ATGAACATGAAGGCATGCTTGTCCATGTTAACCTACCTTGTCTTCCTTACCTTCTTGTTCTCCTGGCCGGCCACCTCGGAAGCCCTGCGCGCCCATCTCTCCCACATCGACAGTGGTCGCGGCTTCACAAAACGCGAGCTGCTCCACCGGATGGTCGTTCGGTCGAGGGCCCGTGCTGTCAATCTTTGCCCATATTCCCGAACGAACGCCCACCCGGCGACCGCACCGGTGGGACGCGCCAACACGGACGTAAACTCCGAGTACCTAATCCACTTGAGCATCGGCGCGCCACGCTCGCAGCCTGTGACACTGACGCTGGACACCGGCAGCGACGTCGTCTGGACGCAGTGCGAGCCCTGCGCCGAGTGCTTCACCCAGCCTTTGCCCAGGTTCGACACCGCCGCCTCCAACACCGTCCGCAGCGTCGCGTGCTCCGACCCTCTCTGCAAAGCCCATTCGGAACACGGCTGCTTCCTCCACGGGTGCACCTACGTCTCCGGTTATGGAGACGAATCAAGGTCATTTGGCCACTTCCTCCGGGATTCTTTCACCTTTGACGACGGCAAAGGCGGCGCGGTCACCATGCCGGATATTGGCTTTGGCTGTGGCATGTACAATGTTGGCAATTTTTTACGAACTGAGACTGGCATCGCGGGGTTCGGCCGCGGGCCACTGTCGCTGCCTTCGCAGCTCAAGGTCCGGCAGTTCTCCTACTGCTTCACCGCCAGGTTCGAGGCCAAGAGCAGCCCCGTGTTCCTGGGCGCCGCGGGCGACCTCAAGGCGCATGCCACAGGGCCGACCCTATCCACTTCGTTCGTACGGAACCCTTCTCCGAACACCGACAGCTCCTCCTACTACTTCCTCAGTTTCAAAGGGGTCACCGTCGGCGAGACGCGGCTGCCGGTTCCCGAGTCGGCATTCGCGATCAAGGCCGATGGCTCCGGCGGGACGATCATCGACAGCGGCACGGACCTCACCACATTTCCGGATGCCGTGTTCAGGCAGCTGAAGAGCGCATTCATCGCGCAGGTGGCACTGCCAGTCAATAAGACCGCGGACGAGGACGACATATGCTTCTCCTGGGATGCCAAGAAGACGGCGCCCATGCCGAAGCTCATCTTCCATCTGGAGGGTGCGGACTGGGACCTGCCGCGGGAGAACTACGTGACGGAGGACCATGAGTCCGGCCAGGTGTGCGTGGTGGTAAGTACGTCGGGCCAGAGGGATATGACGCTCATAGGCAACTTCCAGCAGCAGAACACGCACGTCGTCTACGATTTGGCGGCAGGTAAGTTGCTCTTGGTGCCGGCGCAGTGTGACAAGCTGTGA